From Pandoraea norimbergensis, the proteins below share one genomic window:
- a CDS encoding LysR family transcriptional regulator, with product MELAHLRAFVAIAHEGNLTRAAQRLHLTQPAVSLQVKALQEALRLTLFTRTAQGLALTRDGQALLPLAERMLAALADLQQAAGALRETVRGRLRIGTILDPEFTRLGAFLKRLVESYPQIETALRHGMSGSVLQQIARGELDVGFYLGRPEGDRFHTITLTPFSYQVLAPAGWRERVARRGWRELAALPWIWTPPESAHNRLLSALFGALGVSPVKVAEVDQEPSMLDLVKSGIGLSLMRDSIALREARAHGLVIADGVAVPTELTFVTLAARREEPAIAAALQLVAAVWA from the coding sequence ATGGAACTCGCTCATCTTCGCGCCTTCGTCGCCATCGCCCATGAGGGCAACCTCACGCGTGCCGCGCAGCGCCTGCATCTCACGCAGCCGGCCGTCAGCCTGCAAGTCAAAGCGCTTCAAGAGGCCCTGCGCCTCACGCTCTTCACACGCACCGCTCAAGGGCTGGCGCTGACGCGCGACGGACAGGCGTTGCTCCCGCTCGCCGAACGCATGCTGGCCGCGCTGGCCGATCTGCAACAAGCGGCGGGCGCGTTGCGTGAAACGGTGCGCGGCCGGTTGCGCATCGGCACGATCCTCGATCCGGAATTCACGCGGCTGGGCGCCTTTCTCAAGCGTCTGGTTGAGTCGTACCCACAGATTGAAACGGCGCTGCGCCACGGCATGTCCGGCTCGGTGTTGCAACAGATTGCTCGCGGCGAGCTGGACGTGGGCTTCTATCTAGGCCGTCCCGAGGGCGATCGCTTTCACACGATTACCCTCACGCCGTTCTCCTATCAGGTGCTCGCCCCGGCGGGCTGGCGCGAGCGCGTGGCCCGGCGCGGCTGGCGCGAGCTGGCCGCCCTGCCGTGGATCTGGACACCGCCCGAGTCCGCCCACAACCGCCTGCTCTCGGCGCTGTTCGGTGCATTGGGCGTCTCACCGGTGAAGGTGGCCGAGGTCGATCAGGAGCCGTCGATGCTCGATCTGGTGAAATCCGGCATCGGCCTGTCGCTCATGCGCGACTCGATTGCGCTGCGCGAAGCCCGCGCCCACGGGCTGGTCATTGCCGACGGCGTAGCCGTGCCCACTGAACTCACCTTCGTCACGCTGGCCGCCCGCCGGGAGGAACCCGCCATTGCCGCTGCGCTGCAACTGGTCGCGGCGGTCTGGGCGTGA
- the fumC gene encoding class II fumarate hydratase, giving the protein MLIMSVRMERDTFGEIAVPADRLWGAQTQRSLQNFKISSEKMPRELVRALARVKRAAAEVNKGLGVLDAKKADAIIKAADEVVAGQHDDEFPLAVWQTGSGTQSNMNMNEVLANRASELLGGVRGEERLVHPNDDVNKGQSSNDVFPTAMSVAALDALINHLKPSVGQLRDTLAAKAHAYDNIVKIGRTHLQDATPLTLGQEISGWVAQIDHGLKHVDDALPHVAELALGGTAVGTGLNAHPEFAQKVAEALARDTGLPFITAPNKFEALAANDAIVNAHGTLKTLAASLMKIANDVRWLASGPRCGIGELQIPENEPGSSIMPGKVNPTQCEAMTMLCCQVLGNDVAINIGGSMGNFELNVFKPMLIHNFLQSVRVLADGSVSFNDNCAIGIEPNRARIGNLLEESLMLVTALNPHIGYDKAAAIAKKAHKEGTTLKAAALALGHVTSEQFDAWVRPEQMVGKR; this is encoded by the coding sequence ATGTTGATCATGTCTGTGAGAATGGAACGCGATACTTTCGGCGAAATTGCAGTGCCTGCCGATCGTCTTTGGGGTGCGCAAACGCAGCGTTCGCTGCAAAACTTCAAGATTTCCTCGGAAAAGATGCCGCGCGAGCTCGTGCGCGCACTGGCTCGCGTCAAGCGCGCCGCCGCCGAAGTCAACAAGGGTCTGGGCGTGCTCGACGCCAAGAAGGCCGATGCCATCATCAAGGCCGCCGACGAAGTCGTCGCCGGTCAGCATGACGACGAATTCCCGCTGGCCGTGTGGCAGACCGGCTCGGGCACGCAGTCGAACATGAACATGAATGAAGTGCTCGCCAACCGTGCCAGCGAACTGCTCGGCGGCGTGCGCGGCGAAGAGCGTCTCGTGCACCCCAACGACGACGTGAACAAGGGCCAGTCGTCGAACGACGTGTTCCCGACCGCCATGAGCGTGGCCGCCCTCGACGCGCTGATCAACCACCTCAAGCCGAGCGTCGGCCAACTGCGCGACACGCTCGCCGCGAAGGCCCACGCGTACGACAACATCGTCAAGATCGGCCGCACCCACCTGCAAGACGCCACGCCGCTCACGCTCGGTCAGGAAATCTCAGGCTGGGTCGCGCAGATCGATCACGGCCTGAAGCACGTCGACGACGCCCTGCCCCACGTAGCAGAGCTCGCGCTCGGCGGCACCGCCGTGGGCACGGGCCTGAACGCCCATCCGGAATTCGCGCAGAAAGTGGCGGAAGCACTCGCCCGCGACACCGGCCTGCCGTTCATCACCGCCCCGAACAAGTTCGAAGCGCTCGCCGCCAACGACGCCATCGTCAATGCGCACGGCACGTTGAAGACGCTCGCTGCCAGTCTGATGAAGATTGCCAACGACGTGCGCTGGCTCGCCAGCGGCCCGCGCTGCGGCATCGGCGAATTGCAGATTCCGGAAAACGAGCCGGGCAGCTCGATCATGCCGGGCAAGGTCAACCCGACCCAATGCGAAGCGATGACCATGCTCTGCTGTCAGGTGCTGGGCAACGATGTGGCGATCAACATCGGCGGCTCGATGGGCAACTTCGAGCTGAACGTGTTCAAGCCGATGCTCATCCACAACTTCCTGCAAAGCGTGCGCGTGCTGGCCGACGGCTCGGTGAGCTTCAACGATAACTGCGCCATCGGTATCGAGCCTAACCGCGCCCGCATCGGCAACCTGCTCGAAGAGTCGCTCATGCTGGTGACGGCGCTCAATCCGCACATCGGCTACGACAAGGCGGCTGCCATCGCCAAGAAGGCGCACAAGGAAGGCACCACGCTCAAGGCAGCGGCACTGGCCTTGGGCCACGTCACGTCCGAGCAGTTCGACGCCTGGGTGCGCCCGGAGCAAATGGTTGGCAAGCGCTAA
- a CDS encoding LysR substrate-binding domain-containing protein has translation MPISPLPPLHCLVAFDAAVRHASFTRAAAELNLTQSAVSRQIAQLEEFLGRTLFTREHRTLRLTVAGQRYAEQIQRLLNECAEATADLMKRRGDLELTVACSSGVAVLWMTPQLMRFRAAHPDVKIRVIVKDGLTSLSASEFDLGVYYVRNDLPPDFAGRRLFDEEVFPVCSPAYLDGRTLKPADLVNETLLFIEDGQRKWMSWQDWFELQGVSAPKSPRMVSANYYPLLVQMAIEGGGLVMGWRHMIDPCLEAGLLVPACDARASLGGGYYLVWPAERHEHAAARIFRNWIYSQTRLPS, from the coding sequence ATGCCCATCTCGCCGTTGCCGCCACTGCACTGTCTCGTCGCGTTCGACGCTGCCGTGCGGCACGCGAGCTTCACCCGCGCGGCGGCGGAGCTCAATCTCACGCAAAGCGCGGTCAGCCGTCAGATCGCGCAGCTTGAAGAATTTCTCGGCCGCACGCTCTTTACCCGCGAACATCGCACGCTGCGCCTCACCGTCGCAGGCCAGCGCTACGCCGAGCAGATTCAACGCCTGCTCAACGAATGTGCCGAGGCTACCGCCGACCTGATGAAGCGTCGCGGCGACCTCGAATTGACCGTTGCCTGCTCATCCGGCGTCGCCGTGTTGTGGATGACCCCGCAACTCATGCGCTTTCGCGCGGCCCACCCCGACGTCAAGATTCGCGTGATCGTCAAAGACGGCCTCACCTCGCTCTCCGCGTCGGAGTTCGATCTCGGCGTCTATTACGTGCGAAACGATCTGCCGCCCGACTTCGCGGGCCGGCGGCTCTTCGACGAAGAAGTCTTTCCCGTCTGTTCCCCCGCCTATCTCGACGGCCGCACGCTCAAACCCGCCGATCTCGTCAACGAAACGCTGCTCTTCATCGAAGACGGTCAGCGCAAGTGGATGTCGTGGCAGGACTGGTTCGAGCTGCAAGGCGTGAGCGCGCCAAAATCGCCACGCATGGTCAGCGCCAATTACTATCCACTGCTCGTGCAGATGGCCATCGAAGGCGGCGGGCTGGTGATGGGCTGGCGTCACATGATCGACCCCTGCCTTGAGGCGGGCCTGCTCGTCCCGGCGTGCGACGCACGTGCGAGTCTGGGCGGCGGCTACTATCTCGTGTGGCCTGCCGAGCGCCATGAGCATGCGGCAGCCCGAATTTTCCGCAATTGGATTTACTCGCAAACCCGTTTGCCGTCATAG
- a CDS encoding MFS transporter, with protein sequence MQATYAVPQANLDRQRRHAIVATVIGNGLEWFDFTVYSFFAAIIAKQFFPTGDDLSSFLLAVATFGVGFFMRPVGGIVLGVYSDRVGRKAALSLTILLMAAGTAMIGLAPTYDQIGLAAPVIIVLARLLQGFSAGGEMGGATAFLTEYAPANQRAYYSAWIQSSIGFAVLLGAAVGTFVTTELDKASLESWGWRVPFIVGMLIGPVGFYIRSKVDETPTFQHAEKSNTPLRDVFSKYPRETLASFSMVVLWTICTYVLLFYMPTYAQRVLKLPAANGFTAGMVGGAMILVFAPVVGRLADRYGRRPFLSGSALMILLLAWPMFTYLNVAPGLQSLLTFQIVFGLLIACYTGPILAAFSELFPPQVLSTGLSVAYNFAVTIFGGFAALIITWLIARTGSNMAPAIYVIIAAAISFVGTRFVKPLPYKTKA encoded by the coding sequence ATGCAGGCGACGTACGCAGTGCCTCAAGCCAACCTGGACCGCCAACGCCGTCACGCCATTGTGGCGACGGTGATCGGCAATGGTCTGGAATGGTTCGACTTCACCGTCTATAGCTTCTTCGCGGCGATTATCGCCAAGCAATTCTTCCCCACCGGCGACGACCTCTCGTCGTTCCTGCTGGCCGTGGCCACCTTCGGCGTGGGCTTCTTCATGCGCCCGGTCGGCGGCATCGTGCTCGGCGTGTATTCCGATCGCGTCGGCCGCAAGGCTGCGCTGTCGCTCACCATCCTGTTGATGGCAGCGGGCACGGCGATGATCGGTCTCGCACCGACCTACGACCAGATCGGTCTGGCCGCCCCCGTGATCATCGTGCTCGCACGTTTGCTGCAAGGCTTCTCGGCCGGCGGCGAAATGGGCGGTGCGACGGCGTTCCTCACCGAATATGCACCGGCGAATCAGCGCGCCTATTACTCCGCATGGATTCAGTCGAGCATCGGCTTTGCCGTGCTGCTCGGCGCGGCCGTGGGCACGTTCGTGACGACAGAACTCGACAAGGCGTCGCTCGAATCGTGGGGCTGGCGTGTGCCGTTCATCGTGGGCATGCTGATCGGCCCGGTCGGTTTCTACATCCGTAGCAAGGTCGATGAGACGCCGACGTTCCAGCACGCCGAGAAGTCGAATACGCCGCTGCGCGACGTGTTCTCGAAGTACCCGCGCGAAACGCTCGCAAGCTTCTCGATGGTCGTGCTGTGGACGATCTGCACCTACGTGCTGCTGTTCTACATGCCGACGTATGCCCAACGCGTGCTGAAGTTGCCGGCCGCCAATGGCTTCACCGCCGGCATGGTGGGCGGCGCCATGATTCTGGTGTTCGCACCGGTCGTGGGACGTCTGGCAGACCGCTACGGCCGCCGTCCGTTCCTGTCGGGCTCGGCGCTGATGATTCTGTTGCTCGCATGGCCGATGTTCACGTATCTGAACGTGGCCCCGGGTCTGCAATCGCTGCTGACGTTCCAGATCGTGTTCGGCCTGCTCATCGCCTGTTACACGGGCCCGATTCTCGCGGCATTCTCGGAGCTGTTCCCGCCCCAGGTGCTGTCGACCGGCCTGTCGGTGGCGTACAACTTCGCGGTCACGATCTTCGGCGGCTTCGCTGCGCTCATCATCACGTGGCTGATCGCCCGCACGGGCAGCAACATGGCCCCGGCGATCTACGTGATCATCGCGGCGGCCATCAGCTTCGTGGGTACCCGCTTCGTTAAGCCGCTGCCGTACAAAACGAAGGCCTGA
- a CDS encoding metal-dependent hydrolase family protein, producing the protein MSVTLLRGGNVLDAAAGRLLARHDVAIEGNRITAVSATPLDIDGATVIDVTGKTVMPGLIDCHVHVLASHPNLGTNASQPNVLTVLKSLPIMQGMLNRGFTTVRDAGGADWALQQAIEQGVIPGPRIFPSGKALSQTGGHGDFRPRSDTLEPCSCAFRAGAIGRVVDGVDPIRLAVREEIQMGATQIKLMASGGVASPVDPIANTQYSEDEIRAAVAEAEAAQTYVMAHAYTPKAIARAVRCGVRTIEHGNLCDAETAKLMAEKGAYVVPTLVTYDALAKDGESLGLPPESVAKVESVQRAGRESLSIYRDAGVKMGFGSDLLGDMHKYQSDELTIRADVLGAADTLRSATVIGAEILNRVGELGVIAPGALADVLVVDGNPLETIGVLTGQGVGIQWVFKDGKVAKQPK; encoded by the coding sequence ATGTCCGTTACCCTGCTTCGCGGCGGCAATGTGCTCGACGCTGCCGCCGGCCGCTTGCTCGCGCGCCACGACGTCGCCATCGAGGGCAACCGCATCACCGCCGTCTCCGCGACGCCGCTCGACATCGATGGTGCGACCGTCATCGACGTGACCGGCAAGACCGTCATGCCCGGCCTGATCGACTGCCACGTGCACGTCCTCGCCTCGCATCCGAACCTCGGCACCAACGCCAGCCAGCCCAACGTGCTGACCGTGCTCAAGTCGCTGCCGATCATGCAAGGCATGCTCAATCGAGGCTTCACGACCGTGCGTGACGCGGGCGGTGCTGACTGGGCGCTGCAACAAGCCATCGAACAAGGCGTGATCCCGGGCCCGCGTATTTTCCCGTCGGGCAAGGCGCTTTCGCAGACCGGCGGTCACGGCGATTTCCGCCCGCGCAGCGACACGCTGGAGCCGTGTTCGTGTGCGTTCCGTGCGGGTGCGATCGGCCGTGTCGTTGATGGTGTCGATCCGATTCGTCTGGCCGTGCGCGAAGAAATCCAAATGGGCGCCACGCAGATCAAGCTGATGGCGTCGGGCGGTGTCGCGTCGCCGGTCGATCCGATTGCGAACACGCAATATTCGGAAGACGAAATCCGCGCAGCGGTGGCGGAAGCCGAAGCCGCGCAAACGTATGTGATGGCCCACGCGTACACGCCGAAGGCGATCGCACGCGCCGTGCGCTGCGGCGTGCGCACCATCGAGCACGGCAACCTGTGCGATGCCGAGACGGCCAAGCTCATGGCCGAGAAAGGCGCGTATGTAGTGCCCACGCTCGTGACGTATGACGCACTCGCCAAGGACGGCGAATCGCTGGGCCTGCCGCCTGAATCGGTAGCGAAGGTCGAGAGCGTGCAACGTGCGGGCCGCGAGTCGCTGTCGATCTATCGCGACGCGGGCGTGAAGATGGGCTTCGGCTCCGACCTGCTGGGCGACATGCACAAGTACCAGTCGGATGAACTGACGATTCGCGCCGACGTGCTTGGCGCTGCCGACACGCTGCGCTCGGCAACCGTCATCGGTGCCGAGATTCTGAATCGCGTGGGCGAGCTGGGCGTGATCGCCCCGGGCGCACTCGCCGACGTGCTCGTCGTCGACGGTAATCCGCTGGAGACCATCGGCGTGCTGACCGGTCAGGGCGTAGGCATTCAGTGGGTGTTCAAGGACGGCAAGGTCGCGAAGCAGCCGAAGTAA
- a CDS encoding DASS family sodium-coupled anion symporter — protein MNDIVGKVARTWAVSTRDMWVLAASALMMVTMILVLPFEDKTNRGLALAAFVAVLWLSEAVHLTMTALMVPVLAVLLGILETPAALQSFAHPIVFLFFGGFALATALRVQGLDRFLANRLLHLAGGRMSRAAWMLFGATAAMSMWVNNTSTTSMMLPLALGILAQLDTREDRNTVTFLLLGIAYSANIGGLGTIVGSVPNAMVATHLGIDFLTWAKFGVPLVAVLLPLMVVTIYVVLRPRLDHRIETTTEPMVWTTQRVVAVTIFSGTVLSWIFSQQISQLLGGVKQLDTLIALSAAVLIGMTGVASWKQIQEHTDWGVLLLFGGGLTLSVVLRNSGASVVMAEGVSSVFAMSHTLAVLLITAAFIVFLTELTSNTASAAILVPIFATISVSLGFPEALLTMVIGIGASCAFMLPVATPPNAIVFGTGQVPQRRMVQSGFFINLICVVVITAFAWTLWR, from the coding sequence ATGAACGATATTGTTGGAAAGGTGGCACGCACCTGGGCCGTGTCCACACGCGATATGTGGGTGCTGGCCGCCAGTGCCCTGATGATGGTGACGATGATTCTTGTCTTGCCGTTCGAAGACAAAACCAACCGAGGTCTCGCATTGGCCGCGTTCGTCGCGGTGCTGTGGCTTTCAGAAGCGGTGCATCTCACCATGACCGCGCTGATGGTGCCTGTGCTGGCGGTTTTGCTGGGCATTCTGGAAACACCGGCGGCATTGCAGTCGTTTGCGCATCCCATCGTGTTTCTGTTCTTCGGCGGTTTCGCGCTGGCAACGGCCCTGCGCGTGCAGGGACTCGACCGCTTTCTCGCCAACCGTCTGTTGCATCTGGCGGGCGGACGCATGAGCCGCGCGGCGTGGATGTTGTTCGGGGCGACGGCTGCGATGTCGATGTGGGTGAACAACACCTCGACGACGTCGATGATGTTGCCGCTCGCACTCGGCATCCTCGCGCAACTCGACACGCGTGAAGACCGCAACACGGTGACCTTCCTGCTGCTCGGTATCGCATACAGCGCCAACATCGGCGGCTTGGGCACTATCGTCGGCAGCGTGCCCAATGCGATGGTGGCCACGCATCTGGGTATCGACTTTCTGACGTGGGCGAAATTTGGTGTGCCGCTGGTGGCGGTGTTGTTGCCGCTGATGGTGGTGACGATCTACGTCGTGCTGCGTCCGCGACTAGACCATCGGATCGAGACGACAACGGAACCCATGGTCTGGACCACACAACGCGTCGTCGCTGTGACGATCTTTTCCGGCACGGTACTCAGCTGGATCTTCAGTCAGCAGATCAGCCAGTTACTCGGTGGCGTAAAGCAACTGGATACGCTCATTGCGTTGTCAGCGGCGGTCTTGATCGGCATGACTGGCGTGGCGAGCTGGAAGCAGATTCAGGAGCACACCGATTGGGGCGTGCTGTTGTTGTTCGGTGGCGGTTTAACGTTGAGCGTGGTGCTGCGAAATTCCGGCGCGAGTGTGGTGATGGCGGAGGGCGTTTCAAGCGTCTTTGCGATGAGCCACACACTGGCGGTCCTGTTGATCACTGCGGCGTTCATTGTGTTTCTGACCGAACTCACCAGTAACACCGCAAGCGCCGCAATTCTGGTGCCGATCTTTGCAACTATTTCGGTATCCTTAGGATTTCCAGAGGCGTTGCTCACGATGGTGATCGGTATCGGTGCGTCGTGTGCCTTTATGCTGCCGGTGGCGACACCACCCAACGCCATCGTGTTCGGCACCGGGCAAGTGCCACAACGTCGGATGGTGCAGTCAGGCTTTTTCATCAATCTGATTTGCGTGGTCGTTATCACCGCATTTGCATGGACGTTGTGGCGATAG
- the trpS gene encoding tryptophan--tRNA ligase translates to MSVSKSPADRKVILTGDRPTGPLHLGHYVGSLKNRVAYQHEYKQFVLVADAQALTDNTDDRGKVHRNVSEVALDYLAVGIDPDVTTICVQTWLPELTELTFYYLNLVTVARLERNPTVKQEIGLRNFERDIPAGFLTYPVSQAADITAFRATLVPVGEDQLPMIEQTNEIVRRLNRLADREILVETKALVPPIGRLPGIDGKAKMSKSLGNVINISSSPDEIRKAVKNCYTDPLHLRVEDPGHLEGNVAFAYLDAFDEDKEGVQAMKDHYVRGGLGDSKVKARLEERLQEMLRPMRERREEFAKNPEYVWDMLRAGTERARETVSQTLDDVRSVFVTPGWKK, encoded by the coding sequence ATGAGTGTTTCGAAGTCGCCTGCGGACCGCAAGGTCATTCTCACGGGTGACCGCCCGACTGGCCCGCTGCACCTGGGTCACTACGTCGGCAGTCTGAAGAACCGCGTCGCTTATCAGCACGAATACAAGCAATTCGTCCTCGTGGCCGACGCGCAGGCGCTCACCGACAACACGGATGATCGCGGCAAGGTGCATCGCAATGTCTCGGAAGTGGCGCTCGATTATCTGGCCGTCGGCATCGACCCGGACGTGACCACCATCTGCGTGCAGACGTGGCTGCCCGAGCTTACCGAACTCACCTTCTATTACCTGAACCTCGTCACGGTGGCGCGCCTCGAGCGCAACCCGACCGTGAAGCAGGAAATCGGGCTGCGTAACTTCGAACGCGATATTCCGGCCGGCTTCCTCACCTATCCGGTGAGCCAGGCCGCCGACATCACGGCATTCCGCGCAACGCTGGTGCCGGTGGGCGAAGACCAACTGCCGATGATCGAGCAGACGAACGAAATCGTGCGGCGTCTGAACCGTCTGGCCGATCGCGAAATTCTGGTTGAAACGAAAGCCCTCGTGCCGCCGATCGGCCGTCTGCCGGGGATCGACGGCAAGGCGAAGATGAGCAAGTCGCTCGGCAATGTGATCAACATTTCGTCGTCGCCGGACGAGATTCGCAAAGCCGTGAAGAACTGCTACACCGATCCGCTGCACCTGCGCGTGGAAGACCCGGGCCATCTGGAAGGCAACGTCGCGTTTGCGTATCTCGATGCGTTCGATGAAGACAAGGAAGGCGTGCAAGCGATGAAGGACCACTACGTGCGTGGCGGTCTGGGCGACTCGAAGGTGAAGGCGCGTCTGGAAGAGCGTCTGCAAGAGATGCTGCGTCCGATGCGTGAGCGCCGCGAGGAGTTCGCGAAGAACCCGGAATACGTGTGGGATATGCTGCGCGCCGGCACCGAACGGGCCCGCGAAACTGTGTCGCAAACGCTGGATGACGTGCGCTCGGTATTCGTCACACCGGGCTGGAAGAAGTAA